CAGAGCTAGAATTTTGAGTTTATGGGTTTTGGAGTTTAAAAAGGGCGGTTTACTAAGTAGTTAATAAATTATTTGTACATATTAAGTGGATTCTTTAACACAAATATAAAATGCTAAGCTAAAAGGTTATGCTGAACCGTAAGCAATAAACTAACTTTGCCCTTGTTTCTATCAATTAATATTTTCTTTGATTacgatttttaaaatattttttttaactatAAATATTATGATTTATAATACTTATTATTACAAGAATATTAAGAAATCAACGTctaaattcacaaaaaaaaatatatgactTGACGATCGGACTCCATGTCCGTCATTCTTTTTGTAAAAGCCTAAGTATTGAGCTTCCTTTATTAGAGAAACAAAAAGCACCAAAGAGTAGGTCGTGGAATCGcaatgaaaattaattttaattctaGTAAGTAGAGTTGCTTGATGTTTTATGCAATACTTTTTAGTAAATCTCCACTATTTGAGTATGGAGCATCATAACCTATCCTATTCACCTGTCCGAATTATTGATATTGTAAAAATCGTTTTCTTACTTTTTATCATCTTATGATCTAAAGGAGTCGTATATACATCCTAGTACATTGTATAAATAGTCTGTTTGATCAAACTtttaaaattagcttattttgagaagggCTTTTCTCagactcaaaagtattttttttttggtgagaagcagtttgtgtttgactagttaatttgaaaaacacttttgagtaGCTTCAATCTTTGACCAAAAAAACACTTTAGCTcaaaaaaaagcttggccaaacgggctataaatAAATAGTCCTTCCggttcaaaataagtgattttttggcttttttttttgtggtctaaaataagtgattttttaagatttcaagaatgaattaattatttttttcctatattgcccttggagtaaaaTAATGTAGGAGTATGTGTTAGAAGTGTTTATATGAAGAGATAGTAAATGTTAATATAATCAACTTCATTgataattaatgttaaaaggtgaattttttaatatatgtgaaaaaaaacaaaaacatttaTTGACGGGGGAGAGTATATGAGAAGGCAAAAAGTTAGGGATAATTGATTGTCCAGATCACATAATTGCCCCACCCACCCACCAAGTAGCAGAGTTTTGTCAAGGATGACGTAGTAGCCCCACCACTTCATTTCCTAGGTATGTGCCAATTGCCAAAGATGTCTTTCCCAATAGTGCATGCTTTTCTCGTCACTTCTTTATCCCTCCTCGTCTTCCACAAAAAATTTGCTATtatagacaaaaaccctacccaTTAGGAGGAGCCAAATGTACctatttatattttttggaaaattttcgTACAATCATTTGATATTTGTTACCTATAAATTTAGCTAATTCATACCGTGTGTTAAAGGAAAAAATtgctttttatttaaaaaaaaatcattttcagtATTTAAACTTGTAACCCTTAATTATAAATGAAAGAATCTCATACATTCCACTAGGTTCTTTATATGATAAAGACCTTGTACCTGTATATATGTGAAAGCTATCAAATAGGCCAAATCAATAGCTCTCGAATTTTTTGACACACGGCTTTGTTATTCTGAAAAGTGTTAGGCTTTGGCCTTTTAACACTCTTGTCAGTTTCTAGCTTCCCAACAAATGATATGTGGCTTCGTTTATTACCTCACCTTATTCCACCATTATCAacctttcttttatttgtttttccATTACAAAGAATTAAATGAGAATTAATTAGGATAATCTGAAACGATGTAGTTTATACCATAAGATTCTGACATTTATTCTCATGACTGAATATCTTGAACCTAGAATAATATAACCCGAATATCTCTATATTGGATAGTCGAATATCTACGTGGTGAAGGTAGAAATATCTCCAGGTAGTTACTCTAAAGGGCTGATATTTAGGAATTAGTCAATGTgttctgaattttaatttttcagtttaaatttttataatataaatGTTCTGAATTATTCCAAAATTAagatttttatttcaaattttcagaataaaaTAAGTATtgactaattcctaaataacaAACCAAAGATTGTTCGTGTACTTCACTCGTGGTGAAGTTATTCAAACTATATAGGCAGATTATGACCCATTCACTTAATTGATGTAGATTCTAACAGTATATACCATGTATAAAAACTGTGACTtatcataaataataataatactctTAATCTGGATATAACTCAAAAGAGAGATAAGCAGATGCAGATATCATAATTTTATGTCGTTTCTTTTTCGGGAGATAAATTTACGACTTttacaatatgattaattttaggaagaaaaaaaggaaaaaaagcttACGGAGAATCATAATTCCAGCCACCCATTTTCCACTTGCTTCTCTGATTGCTGGTTTTCCATCAAGATCAACAGTTCCATCCTTGGTGCATTCTATTTCTTCCCCTTTCATCATTTTCAcctaaaagacaaaagaaaaaaatatatagtaaATTTAGTGAACTCTAATGAAGTGTTAGatcatttatttatattaattaagtttaacttttacatattGACAATTTTTGTACCGTAAAGTCCCTTAAAAAATAACACGAATAACTTTCTATAAAAGTGACATTAGCTAGTAACCtgaaaaataaagtaagttaCGTACTATAATATATTAAAATGTAATAAAGTAAATATTATTTATACGGacagtgtatataagttaaatttatatttatatacagTTCTTTGCATGAGAAAACATTTGCATAGAAGAAATGGATATGCACTTCATTTACCCTTCTGTCTTCAAGAAAAGAACCAAAGATTGGTAAGTGGTAGGCACTAAGAAGTAGAAAGAACAAATGATCTTTTTTTGGGCTCTATTTGTGAGATAGGTGTGTTTAGCCATTTAAAGAACAAACAATATCGGAAAATAGAAATTCTCGCGAATAAGATATAAGACTCAAACTTATAGTATACAACTAACAATCTTTCTAAAAATatatcaagaaaaaaaaaagatggtgAGTACTAACTTCTTTGGAGAGTTTCAAGCATGCCATTATTAGTGACTCAAAGGTAATTGCTTGAATTAAAGATTTGAAGAAAACGAAGGGAAAGGGGAGAAATGAGTATTCTCAAAACTATTTAAGTTAAGAGGTTGCTAGTACATGTAAGTGAGTGAAAGTATATATAGAATTTTGAGAGAGTTAAGTGGATGGTAGAGActaaaaggataacaaaattagaaggaaaaaagaaagaataggcaTAGAACCGAATTTTTAACATGATGTTTTGGACGTAAGCATAGGACTACTTTTTGTTTGTGTATTGTGATTTAAATGATTTAACACATCAAATTACCTAATATTGAGGGTCCCATATAATATTTCAATATCCTTCATTTCAATGCCTTTCTTGTCTGTCAAATTGGTTCAGTTGATTTGACACATCAAATGGTGATTATTGTGAAGCTATGCTAAATGATGATTTGGAGACCTTGGACAAACTTTGACACTTTATTAACGTTACTTGCTTTAGTTGATACGAGATCGAGCCGTGAAAGCAGCAATTAGTATTTGCATTAGCATAACCTATCTGCATCATATCTCTTGGGTTGCGGTCTTTTTTCGGACCCAGCGTATTAGCATTATCTCTTATGAACGCGGGATGTCTTGTGCATCGGTCGCCTTTTACTTGCTTTAATTGATCATGAGAAATTATAAGACTTATAAGATTCCAAAAAATGTGTTGAATTTTTAGATGATATGATCACACAATTCAATATTGTATTAGAGTAACCAAAGGTTTCAGAGTTGAGTCTTAAAAAAGAATTTTCACATGCTTCGCtcatgaaaataattaaattaaatccgCACAAGGAGCGAGTgtgttgaagatataattaagtaaatataaGTGTGCTTTCTCTGATCGCTTTAACTTTTAGATGAGATAATCACACATTTAACAGCAAAATGATCGAATTTCATTAGATGACATTGGGATAACTTTGTTCTGCAACATGAAACTCTATCTTCTAATTAAGAAGTATCATATTTTTAGCAAAATGTATTTATTTTGCCAAAGTTATTGATGCCACAGCTTGAGATGAAAATCCCTACATTCTAATATGCTAAACCAATTTTATTCTTCCTTATTCGTAAATTTAGCTTAATGTACCTATTTTAGGCAAACACTACTATTCCATGTTATTACTCAAGCCAATACAAagaatattttttctcttttcccccttttttctatttttattactGTTCTTCTCCTGCTTTAGAAAAAATATTACACCCAAGCAAAGGAATATATACTGATGCCTTCTGCCAACCATCAGTTGCATGCTAAATCTTCCTTTTCCAGAATATTATTAATCCGCTTCTTGCTTAATTTCTTCTTATAATTATCTCTGGCGTTTGGATTtggaaaataattaattgaaaacAGTATAGTTTTTTTCATGtagatgaaaataaaaaaagaagttgtatgcttATATTACCTTTTGATAAAATACTCGTGAAAGTTTTTAAGAAAATTTACCTTtggattgtttatgattttcagtgttgtgaagagcgtgaagcgaggAAAAACGTCAACCCTCAtttcgcttaaagcgagaagcgaagcgctcgcttttttgaagtgaaatggaattttaaaaaaaattaaaataaatactacatagacaacacatgtaattgtaagcaaatgttcaatacttcaatgtAAAGGATATAAAAATTAGAGGAAGGGCAGTTTTTCTCTGTTAAAAACTGGGCAGAGAAAGAAGAACCCAAGGATTGGCATCAATTCTGAGAAAGAACCgaaggtaaaaaaaaatttcGCCAACATTTCGCTGCTATTTGGACGTTGAAatagtgaaagaaaaagagaaaatcagaaCATACTTGTTGCTGTTGAAAACttgaagttgaagttgaagttgaagaagaaaaaCCCTAGTCTAATGCTCTCAGATGCTCTGCTTTAAAACCCTAGTTGTTATTGTTCGTTTAATAAAAGACAGAACAACTTCGTTTTTAATTAAATAGCCTGGGTCTCTTTAAAAACAAAGAAGTGGTCGCTCCCTTCGCATCGCATCGCTTGGTTGCTTCTCGCTTTTTAGTGGGAAGCGGTCGCTTTTTTATACCTGAGTCGCTTCGCATCGCTTCTCGCTTAAAGCGAGGAAGCGAGCGCTTTTTTAATCACGGATGATTTCTAAGTAACCATTCATTTTTCTGGTTTAACCATTCAGTATTTGAGTCTTGGTTGATAGAGTTACTCAATACTTGTGCTGGTGGGAAGGTAGCAAGTATCTGGTAATATAGTCGAGGCGCAAGCTGTCCCGACATCaacgtctatatatatatatttatatacacGGGGCTAGACTTTCAGCTCCTAGAAAAAATTCGAAAACTTTTCTAATCAAAAGAGGATAAGATGCACACACTTATTAACAACAGAAATTGGATATATAGAATGATAGAATCTTGAGCAACCAACAATAAAATGGAACCGATGGTTCcacataaaagaaaatatatacgcgagtttgcaaaacaatttatttgctttttattgtttgttgattcCCTGTTGGAATAATGTAATGTTGCAACTTGCTAAACTTTATAGAATGAGGCTACGATTTTTTTAGATTTATAAATCCTATACACAATTACCAGCTTGGGTAATTTTCAAGGCAAGAAATCGTATGTGtgtaaaacaaaaatgaaattggACAGCAGTAGACACAAGTTATATTACAAAAGTAGATAGTGAGCCAAATatacatgaaagaaataggaaacAAAGGATTATTGGGTTGGAGATTATTGGGTTGGACCAATTAGTACCAGTTAATGAATGATTACTGGGTTTGAACCGAGTTTCTTGGAATCAAATCACGGCCATTAAATTAAATTCCCCGAGCTAATTGATGCTAATTATAGTGTAGCATAAATTGGTAAAAGtttcataataataaaaataatatgctcAACAGACCTGTAACATCAGTAAGTTGCTTTATTATCAACTACTATCGTCTTCTCACTTATTTGGCTTTTTTTTCATTTATTAAGAGTCAATTTGATTAACTTTCAGGCCAAGTCAGCGTAAGTAAATACATTTTATTGAGGTTAAAAGTAGTATAAGTTAGGATAATTTTACTAGTTCAGTTAGTTGTCTAACTTAATTTTCACCTTGTTCGTGAGAGTTCGATTTCCTaccttgtaaaaaaaaaaaaagtagtataAGTTGCATTCCTCCTTATCAATTTGGTGCGGAAACTACATTTTATAATTTTTGGTTAAATTTTACCTACTTTGAATCTAGGAAAGGCAAAAATAAAAAGGCCAAAACTTTTGGGACAAAGGAATATATTTCATGCTTATCGTTCATATATTATCCTACTACACAAGTGAGGTCTTTCTAAGTTTCGTGCAAGAGGCAGATCAAGAATTTAAAGTTGTAGGTTATGCTTTACAATTCTACTACATCCTGTTTAATTTTTACTAGTTTTTAAAtctattatttgtatatacaaaGTCTAAGCCAAAGCTATTGGATTCGGATGAACCAGTACCTCCTTCATTGGCGCCTTCTCTGTATCATTCCTGTCCAAGTTGTATATCGGTGTTTGCATGCTCTGCTCTGCATTAGAGAATGCTATTGATATATCCAGTGAGGTTCAGCGCATTTGTAGAAGTTTGAGTTTTTGGCACACGAAGAGCGTGATAATAGATCGGGAAAGGTGTGAACTTTAttatatgttagtttaaattGGCATGAAATGAGTAATAGAGAAAAGTGAATAAATATATTTGTATTTGCATAATATTGGCACGAGAAGAATTCAAATTGAGTAACTTGATGAGTGAGGATTCTTATAGCCGACCCCAACTTATGCACAATAGTACTTGTAATTCTGATGGTGTACTATCATCTCAGTTTTGTCTGGATTTTCTTGGTTTACTAGACCTCAGAAATGAATACATCATTATCACAGATAAGGCAAAACAATATAAAGGTTTTTTGGTGTAGTTTATAGTGTTGTGTTTCTTTTTCCAAGAACATGCCTTTCTTTTTATAACCTGAATCCTCTTCGGATAGTTATATTTTGCTACTAGTAAATGATTTCATGTTCTTTGTGGAACTTATTTTTCGAGGAAAATGCTTCCACTGAAGAGAAACTCTTGAGGTTTCTAATAACTCTTGCTCCATGCTTTCGGAAACTCAAACTTACAGATTTTTTATTTGTGTCCATCTTACTCAAAACATAGAAggggagcaacggtaaagttgtctcgaGCCGccgaagcagccactaatgcttgcattaggataGGTTGTCTACACCacaccccttggggtgcggcTCTTCCACGGAACCTGTGTGAACAGGGGATGCCTTGTGCACAGACTGCCCTTTTTTTACTCAAACATATCAATGCAAGTTGTTTATTAAGATGGAGACTGTCTCTTCTAGCTCTAAATTGCATATGAAATTAATGAGATCTTTTTGGACATGGGAATTTTCTAAGGGTACATGAGTAGTGTTCAACAGTTTCTTGGATACAGGAAAAGCCAATCCATTTACATATCAATCCAAAATGTTCGTTAAATCAAGAACTACTATGACGGAACcaacaaatgcagcagcaacAATGAGAAAAGAAGGACCGAGAAATTAAGAGCAGCCCAACTCTCTGGACAATTCTGCAGAGCTGGGGATTTTGAGCCGATTGGGTTGGAACACTGGAGATGGAGGAAATCCAAATACCAAAAGCAGAGACTCTGTCCAAAATGTTGTGGAGATTGCACATCTTCCTCTTATTCATATGGCTCTGGCAAAACATGCCTAAGGTATGATCATTATCAGGTACATTAGACTTCACACTTGTCAACTTCCTCGTGTTCCTGAATCTTTTCGCTATGCTTAATATTCTTGTACCACTTAGCACATGCAATATAAGCTACCAAATCTATTAATGTCAAACCAGCTAATAGAAAATAGAATCTGTCTAAATGACCCTTGTTAAGGTTTCCTGGTATCCATCCCGGCATGTTGTCTGTTGCTGATATTTTCATCACTATGCTCACAAGGAAGCTACTCACGTAGTTCCCTAATGATATCGATGTCATGCATAGTGCACTTCCAAAGCTTTTAAGTCCATCGGGTGCTTGTGCATTGAAGAATTCCAATTGGCCTACATACATGAATACTTCCGAAGCTCCTATAAAAGCATATTGAGGGACTTGCCAGAAGATATTAAGAGAGCTTGAGCCTTCACAATGTTTGCAGTCATTGCTCGCGTACTTTAGCCTGAAGCACTCCACAATTCCTGCTGAAAGCATAGCCATTACTGCTATGACTAGTCCAATACCCATCCTTTGAAGTTCAGTTAGCCCGGTGTTATCACCCTTGCACTTCTTAAACCTACTGACTAGTGGATTAAGAACTCTGCGGTTTAGAAATATGACGCCTGCTACACTAAGGATGTCAAAGGTAGACATGCTTGCTGCTGGAATCCTGAAGTTTGCTATTGTAGTTTTCATGGCATCGCCTTGCTCGACAAACAGCGAGGCCATTTGCGTGAAAACTACAGAGTAGATAATGGTACATAGCCAAATTGGCAGCAGTCTCAAAATGCATTTAACCTCCTCAACTTGTGAAATAGGACAGAGGTGCCATGGGTTGTGATCGCCCTGCTTCTGGTTGTCAAGTTCCCTTGATGTCACCACAGCTGCTCTGTCCAAGAATCTGCAACATGAAAAATCTAGTTTAGTGCATTATAGAATGGCAAATAGACTAGTCATCAATGATAAACGAATGGCAGAGTCAGGTCATAAATTTGAGATATTTGTAGACATAGTGGATTGAACACGTAAGTGTATTTCTGCTTACTTGAAACCGTGGGTGTGTAGCATTTTTCTACCACCAGTTGTGTTGTCGTCGTCGTCTTCCCCTTGGTAGAAGTCATCttcattttctggtgtctctaaTCTACTCTTCTTTGTTGCTGCAACTAAAACTTGAGCAAACCGGGCAAGAGGGTTGCCACTAGATTTGAAGTGTCTGTACCTAGCAGTGCCTCCAAGAAAGAGCATTAATGCTGCAAAAGCAGATGCTGCAGATGCCCAAAAACCAAGAGCCCACATTCCTTCATCTTCAAAGTAGTCCAAAATGGTGTTGGAGAAGAGCGATCCGAGATTCATGAACAAGTAGAAATAGCTGAAGAAGGCAACTTTAGATTGAGACTCCCTCGGATGCTGCTCGTCAAACTGATCAGCCCCAAAGGTAGCAATATTGGGCTGATAACCTCCATATCCTAGTGCAATCATGTAGACAGAGATGTAGAATAGACCAACTCCCATGGTTGAATGTTCTCCACATAGAGTCGTTCGATCTCCACAACCTTTAGGTTTGAGCAAGTAGAGTTGTGATGCTAGTGCTAGTAATGCCAATCCCTATCAATGAAGTTCCAAACTTAGTAAGGGCAAGATCAAGGACTATTACAATCAAAGGCGAATTCTAAATTTAAACTTGATAGCTTCAACCTTTAAGGTTCCTAACAGTGACGCCTATGTACGGTTGAAATTATGGGTTCATTATATGTGTGTCGAAAATACTATGTTCAAATGAACCAGTTAAACATCAGAATTATAATGGGAGTTAAAGGGATACTTACAGTTACATAGATGACTTGAAAAATGGCACATGTTTTGAATCTTCCCCAGTAAGAGTCACTAAGAAAAGCACCAACAAGGGAGCATATATAGACTGTGCCAGTCCATTTGCTAACACTATTAGCAGCATCAgcattgttttctttcagcacTCTTGTCAAGAACAACACCAAATTCACTCCAACTCCAAAAAATGCTAGAGTTGCTAAAGCTTGATTCACTACATTATCAATATGGAAACAAAATGTCaattaaagaagaaaacaaagaagtgAAAGTATTAAACTGCTTTTAAGAGACAAAGTAAATGAAATTGGAGTGGTGTTCAAATTTCAATAGaaataataaattatatttattttgttatttttataaaattaatgaGTTAAGTTATTCAACATACATGCACTCATCGTTCTTGCTAAGGTTTGCCTCTTCGCATGGGATTTGTCTAGACTCGGCACTGAGGTTTGACCTCCCTAATCGGAACTGTCTAAACTCAGTTGAACTCTGAGCCACCATCAACAAGGCTGACACAAGAGTGACTCTGATACCATCTGTAACAGCTAGCACGCTAGTGATATTGTTCGTTCTGAATCTATGTGCTCACGGGTTTAAAACGCGTTACTGGGGTCTAGGACTTGTTATACCCAGCATCTCTTATATTTTGTCGATGTAGGACCATGTCTATAATTTGAggtgttttatatatatatatatatatatatatatatatatatatatatataatagtcaaattaattaataacctaacttacacaattttttttttttttttgggtcacATCACAAGGCAAAAAGTTGGGGATAAGTGAAAGTCCATATCACCATAATTAGCCCCTCCCCAACTATTCAAGAATCAAAATTTTGTCAAGGATGACGTGGCAGTCCCACAACATCGTATCATGGGTTTATGTTAGGTATGTCTTTTCCCAGAACTGCATGGTTTTCTTGTCACTTCCTTATCCTTCCTCTGTCTTCCACAGGATTTTGGCTATTACAGACAACACCCTATCCGAGGAGGTCTCTCTAAGAGGGAGCCTCGAAACTAACAGGAAACTTATTTTCGTGTGATCTATAAATCACAAATTCGAATTGTAAAAGCATCTACTTGCATTATATTAGATTGTCTATATCATATTATTTGGATGCGATTTTTTCTCGAACCTTGCATGACTTACGAAATACTTTTTACATCAGGCTACTCGCCGTTGAACTTTTATTTTAGTTACTGTGttctatattaaatattaaacatatttaataaaaaatttagtgcaaaaataaaattttaacagTTTTTGAATTCGTTTACGTAACTATAGTTCCTCCCTGATCCTTCACCCCACACCCGAGGTTGACCTAGTCTATTAGGTGTGGTTAAACCGAACTCAGTcatttttgtttaaatattatatttgtaatagaaaaattattaaatagttataaatatttaattataaatcCAATAACTAAGACGAACTATAAATTACGTGATTAATTTAGAACTCATAAACTATAAATCCAATCTCGTTTCTGCCTCACACCGTAGCTTAGATATGCCAAAACCTAGGTATCTATGTATTTGAAAGCTGTCAAATAGTGCCTAGCAATAAGACCTGGTCTTTTGACACACGTTTTGGTTAGTTTTACTGTAAAGTATTAGGCTTTGGCTTTTTCAACCTCTTGTCATTTTAGTTTTACTGTAAAGTATTAGGCTTTGGCTTTTTCAACCTCTTGTCATTTTCCCTTTCCAACATATATGATAGCTGTCTTTATTTATTACCTCACCTTATcaacctttctttttctttgtttttctcccACCAACAGAAAAAGCTCTACGTCGGTTAAAATCAGTGAAGTAAATATTACTTGTTATTTATGTAATAGTAAATTTTCCTTGTTTAATCTGTCTAAAAaggaataataattttttatatttaaaagaaaattaatttaaaaattttcattttagtttatttatagccaataaaaatatttataactttaTTTTTAGAtcacaaaatttaaaattctttatttttaaacttcatactcaATCAAATAATAACACATAAAAATGAACCGGAAAGACTAcatgttagaaatgttaagagaGTTGGGTCTAACTCAATCGGAAAAGTTACTTCAAGTGATAAGAATTGATTTGAATTATATAAATAGATCTAGTTTATATACTTAATTGATACTATAAGATTCGAATTACACATTTACACTCTATACTCTCATGACTGTACATGCTGAACGTATAGAATAATATAACTTGAGTAGCTCTAGTATATACCATGATTGAACTAATAAAAGAAATTAAGCAGATGCAGATATTACTAATAGTACTTTATGTCGTTTTCTTTTTTCAAAGATAAATATTAAGAATTTTCTAATATGATTAATTTCAGGAATAAAAGCTTACGTAGAATCATAATTCCAGCCACCCATTTCCCACTTGTTTCTCTGATTGCTGGCTTTCCATTAAGATCAATAGTTCCATCCTTAGTGCAATCCATTTCTTCCCCTTTCAACTTCACCTGATGATCATATATAATAAAgttccaaaaagaaaaataaattaaaataaagatATATAGTTAGCT
This DNA window, taken from Nicotiana tabacum cultivar K326 chromosome 15, ASM71507v2, whole genome shotgun sequence, encodes the following:
- the LOC107768467 gene encoding protein NRT1/ PTR FAMILY 7.3-like translates to MACLELSKEVKLKGEEMDCTKDGTIDLNGKPAIRETSGKWVAGIMILLNQALATLAFFGVGVNLVLFLTRVLKENNADAANSVSKWTGTVYICSLVGAFLSDSYWGRFKTCAIFQVIYVTGLALLALASQLYLLKPKGCGDRTTLCGEHSTMGVGLFYISVYMIALGYGGYQPNIATFGADQFDEQHPRESQSKVAFFSYFYLFMNLGSLFSNTILDYFEDEGMWALGFWASAASAFAALMLFLGGTARYRHFKSSGNPLARFAQVLVAATKKSRLETPENEDDFYQGEDDDDNTTGGRKMLHTHGFKFLDRAAVVTSRELDNQKQGDHNPWHLCPISQVEEVKCILRLLPIWLCTIIYSVVFTQMASLFVEQGDAMKTTIANFRIPAASMSTFDILSVAGVIFLNRRVLNPLVSRFKKCKGDNTGLTELQRMGIGLVIAVMAMLSAGIVECFRLKYASNDCKHCEGSSSLNIFWQVPQYAFIGASEVFMYVGQLEFFNAQAPDGLKSFGSALCMTSISLGNYVSSFLVSIVMKISATDNMPGWIPGNLNKGHLDRFYFLLAGLTLIDLVAYIACAKWYKNIKHSEKIQEHEEVDKCEV